One window of the Penaeus vannamei isolate JL-2024 chromosome 31, ASM4276789v1, whole genome shotgun sequence genome contains the following:
- the Pex1 gene encoding peroxisomal ATPase PEX1 codes for MQASAFSRSVVVKGWPARHCFISLPRTWMHLVHPAHTPTFQLEVSSGQSILLSWAGDMHMPTSGEENSILVGREVLKGNDICENEVGILVQIPVPPSCSAISVTVRSLMQWQDLALNVDSAQSAILSQMRVMGLGQTLPLWLDGGVCIMLTATSIDPSVPCVVLHPMTQVEVHPPPENEGAEDYTRIHFNPSDENADVDHKDFSDLDFEGHALETCKNDKQIESSDNLNEKMIRKLTDFVIDRMQEQKRVLKIPVRKNICLGYRVLPFPCDASPLSNILQSHPSLVIISRESIAFSAFKDKVYFIANVRKVKSPKENSEKPSNVKEENKTSEGKKTNKSSIRQEPESQKLFAVIVWENFVRGRPDNTFFIQEMNLIIQRNNCVMPNCCRRQMNLEITSTVEIRSTESNISTVPVSVDVALLAHSNDIRKETLLDGLKALLRNLVEECMVIINPGTIMEVKLEEKHIDICLLTRNGLPLKLTKKSVVILETTFLTQKPSLPYIPNSVSDLDTYFFAKYSYLGEEEVMTNLKEYIMMGLGLKVLTRRPVPQFALLCGSKGSGKTSLVETLIEDLSASTYHIYCDVVSFKQLKGKKMETIEKKLQLLLREAIFRRPSLVVLEDLDYLVPLEGTDQESGPVYEYVTQVVNMLRKLLDDLLRFCSDSESPSVMVIGTCIARTSVHPLLVSPQGCHYFPCTFRISPLETEGRVKAFMTMLNEHCEKFAATKEGISLCQCFPEADEHCVFCGYSESEKFEVDMKVIARRTESFVLPDLSHLAFRTFFQARDRWESNMSRENMENIKDNNSDFVKDTNFLCKTTTHNTIYESSTPRKVLQCDVDAALDGYTSLALRGISLSEKKADESFRVGGMKDAKKILEETLTWPSLYPNLFNKVNLRLRSGVLLYGPPGCGKTLLANAVSAYCQLNFISVKGPELLSKYIGASEQAVRDAFERASSAKPCVLFFDEFESIAPRRGHDSTGVTDRVVNQLLTQMDGVEGLTGVYILAATSRPDLIDPALLRPGRLDKCVYCPMPSEKDRKEILEVLSQDVDLGEEIDWSEVATLTENFSGADLQSILSTAQVAVAQEAFGDDLYKGVIQPIKEERDTTGAKDEKDNIEESLSFLDAPINEEDTGGNSGYQGSHNVEKIQEQVLIEKEKKRVIYSQKSYISENEMSDDEMVDNQIRTKNTFTEPMKLDSAKQHDSTQSSFKICYRHIQAALKEVKPSVTQTDQKRYAQLYASFTSSREGNFGQPSPGKRATLA; via the exons ATGCAAGCAAGTGCATTTTCCCGTTCTGTGGTGGTCAAGGGGTGGCCTGCTCGCCACTGCTTCATTTCACTACCGCGAACATGGATGCATCTCGTTCATCCTGCCCATACCCCAACTTTCCAGCTGGAGGTCTCCTCAGGGCAAAGCATTTTACTGTCATGGGCTGGAGACATGCACATGCCAACCTCTGGAGAGGAGAACAGTATTCTGGTGGGAAGAGAAGTATTAAAAGGAAATGATATATGTGAGAATGAAGTAGGGATACTAGTGCAGATTCCTGTACCACCAAGTTGCTCTGCCATTTCAGTTACTGTTAGATCCCTAATGCAGTGGCAAGATTTGGCTCTCAACGTTGATAGCGCTCAGTCTGCAATCCTAAGCCAGATGCGTGTAATGGGTTTAGGACAAACCCTTCCATTGTGGCTTGATGGTGGAGTGTGCATAATGCTCACTGCCACTAGTATTGACCCTTCCGTTCCTTGTGTGGTTCTACATCCCATGACTCAAGTAGAAGTTCATCCTCCTCCAGAAAATGAAGGTGCTGAAGACTATACACGTATTCATTTTAATCCTAGTGATGAGAATGCAGATGTGGACCACAAAGATTTCAGTGATCTAGATTTTGAAGGACATGCTCTAGAAACATGTAAAAATGATAAGCAGATTGAAAGTAGTGACAATCTCAATGAAAAGATGATCAGGAAACTCACAGATTTTGTGATTGACAGAATGCAAGAACAAAAAAGAGTGTTGAAAATACctgtaagaaaaaatatttgtctTGGCTACAGAGTGCTTCCATTTCCATGTGATGCTTCTCCACTGTCTAATATTCTGCAGAGTCATCCAtctttagttattattagtaggGAGAGCATAGCTTTTTCTGCTTTCAAAGATAAAGTTTACTTTATTGCAAATGTAAGAAAAGTTAAGTCACCGAAAGAAAATTCTGAAAAGCCAAGTAAtgtaaaggaggaaaataaaacaagtgaaggaaagaaaacaaataagtcaAGTATTAGGCAGGAACCAGAAAGCCAAAAACTTTTTGCAGTTATTGTATGGGAGAACTTTGTCAGGGGAAGACCAGATAATACCTTTTTTATACAAGAAATGAACTTGATTATTCAAAGGAACAACTGTGTGATGCCTAACTGCTGTAGAAGACAGATGAATTTAGAAATTACAAGTACTGTGGAGATAAGATCGACTGAATCCAATATCAGCACAGTACCAGTTTCTGTTGATGTTGCACTACTAGCCCATTCAAATGATATTAGAAAAGAGACTCTTTTGGATGGTTTAAAAGCCTTACTTCGGAATCTTGTTGAGGAGTGTATGGTCATTATAAATCCAGGTACCATTATGGAAGTTAAGTTAGAAGAAAAGCACATTGATATTTGCCTTTTAACAAGGAATGGCTTACCCTTGAAGCTTACAAAGAAATCAGTTGTAATATTAGAGACAACTTTCTTGACTCAAAAACCCAGTCTTCCATATATACCAAACTCGGTTAGTGATCTTGATACTTATTTCTTTGCAAAATATTCATATCTTGGTGAGGAGGAGGTTATGACTAATCTAAAGGAGTATATAATGATGGGTCTTGGACTTAAAGTATTAACACGAAGACCAGTTCCTCAATTTGCTCTACTCTGTGGTAGTAAAGGCTCTGGAAAGACCAGCTTAGTGGAGACACTTATTGAAGACTTATCTGCATCCACATATCACATCTACTGTGATGTAGTCAGCTTTAAACAactgaaaggaaagaagatggagactATAGAAAAAAAGTTACAATTGTTATTGAGAGAGGCAATTTTCAGGAGACCTTCTCTTGTGGTTTTAGAAGATCTTGACTATTTAGTGCCACTGGAAGGCACTGATCAAGAATCGGGccctgtgtatgaatatgtgacgCAGGTTGTTAACATGCTCAGGAAACTTTTAGATGATCTTTTACGATTCTGTTCTGATTCAGAATCCCCTTCAGTGATGGTGATTGGGACATGTATAGCAAGAACAAGTGTCCATCCCCTTCTAGTCAGTCCTCAGGGCTGTCACTACTTTCCCTGCACCTTTAGAATTTCCCCATTGGAAACAGAAGGTCGTGTAAAGGCCTTCATGACAATGCTCAATGAACACTGTGAGAAATTTGCAGCCACCAAGGAGGGAATCTCTCTTTGCCAGTGCTTCCCTGAAGCTGATGAACACTGCGTATTCTGTGGGTATTCTGAGTCAGAAAAGTTCGAGGTGGATATGAAAGTCATTGCCAGAAGGACTGAAAGTTTTGTGCTTCCTGACCTGAGCCATTTAGCTTTTAGAACTTTCTTCCAAGCAAGGGATAGATGGGAAAGTAACATGTCAAGAGAAAACATGGAAAAcataaaagataacaatagtgattttGTTAAGGACACTAACTTTTTGTGTAAAACCACTACACATAATACAATTTATGAAAGCAGCACACCACGGAAAGTTCTTCAGTGTGATGTGGATGCAGCTCTTGATGGCTACACATCTCTGGCCTTAAGAG GCATATCCCTTTCGGAGAAGAAGGCTGATGAAAGCTTCAGAGTTGGTGGCATGAAAGATGCCAAGAAGATCTTAGAGGAGACACTGACATGGCCTTCATTATATCCCAACTTGTTCAACAAGGTTAATCTGAGATTGAGGTCTGGGGTCTTGCTCTATGGCCCTCCAGGCTGTGGCAAAACTCTCCTAGCTAATGCTGTCTCAGCTTATTGTCAGCTGAACTTCATTTCAGTCAAG GGACCAGAGCTTTTGTCCAAGTATATTGGTGCAAGTGAGCAGGCAGTCAGAGATGCTTTTGAGAg AGCTTCAAGTGCCAAACCGTGTGTCTTATTCTTCGATGAATTTGAGTCGATTGCTCCAAGGCGTGGACATGATAGCACTGGGGTGACCGATCGTGTGGTGAATCAGCTACTTACACAGATGGATGGTGTTGAAGGACTCACTGGAGTTTACATCTTAGCAGCAACCTCGAGGCCAGACCTAATTGATCCTGCATTGCTTCGGCCAG GCCGTCTTGACAAGTGTGTATATTGTCCAATGCCAtcagaaaaggacagaaaagagaTCCTGGAAGTTTTAAGTCAGGATGTTGACTTAGGAGAAGAAATAGATTGGTCAGAGGTTGCCACTTTAACTGAAAACTTTTCTGGGGCAGACTTACAAAGTATTTTGTCAACAGCACAGGTTGCTGTTGCTCAGGAGGCCTTTGGTGATGATCTTTATAAGGGTGTTATCCAACCaattaaagaggagagagatacaacTGGTGCCAAAGATGAGAAAGACAATATTGAagaatctttatcttttcttgatGCTCCAATTAATGAAGAAGACACTGGAGGAAACTCAGGTTATCAAGGATCACATAATGTtgagaaaatacaagaacaagtcctaattgaaaaggaaaagaaaagagtcaTATATAGTCAAAAGAGCTATATTTCTGAAAATGAAATGTCAGATGATGAGATGGTTGACAATCAAATCAGAACAAAGAATACCTTTACTGAGCCTATGAAACTCGATAGTGCCAAGCAGCATGACTCCACACAGTCTAGTTTTAAGATTTGTTATAGGCACATTCAAGCTGCATTGAAAGAGGTGAAGCCATCAGTCACACAGACTGACCAGAAAAGATATGCACAGTTGTATGCCAGTTTTACCAGCTCAAGGGAAGGGAATTTTGGACAGCCATCCCCAGGAAAAAGAGCAACATTAGCATAA